One Brevibacillus choshinensis genomic window carries:
- a CDS encoding molybdopterin-containing oxidoreductase family protein — translation MQSYVDQENGVFPSVCSLDCPDQCGLLVHKKDGKIIKVEGDPNHPVTQGSICNKVRNMAERIYDSKRLTTPLRRTGAKGEGKFEPITWEEAIETITSRWKQLIAESGPESILPYSFYGNMGRLNAETMDMRFFHRLGASRLDRAICNSAGGVGYNYTMGANYGTDPEETVHTKLFIMWGINAVSTNMHQVMLAEKARKNGAQIVVIDVHKNQTGRWADWFIPVLPGTDAALALGIMHILFAENMVDTVFMEKYTVGHEELRDHVRQYDPATVSAITGVPVDDIYRLARLYGQTSPSLVRIGNGLQHHDNGGMCVRTIACLPALTGQWLVQGGGAMKGNKGFLEHNKQTLQRPDVLVNKETRRINMNVIGSALLTLDPPIRSMFVYGCNPALVAPEGNKVKEGLAREDLFLVVHDLFLTETAAYADIVLPSTSAFENTDFYTSYWHHYMQLQKPVIAPYGESKSNVDVFRLLAKGMGYKDQMFHDTEEELIRQALDFPANPFLGSITYEDLLDKNYRKAAVTPRFIEKLPTPSGKIELYSKQLEAQGYPPLPTYTPLPVESELPYLYVPGPNHNFLNSTFSNNAKHVKLEKFPRLFMNTADAEASGIAEGDKVRVWNDRGECELIASVGETVLAGVVVSQGLWADTPGSKHHVNALTPDRIADMGGGATFFSGRVNVEKVR, via the coding sequence ATGCAATCATACGTAGATCAAGAAAACGGAGTATTTCCATCGGTATGCTCTTTGGATTGTCCCGATCAGTGCGGGCTGCTCGTTCACAAAAAAGACGGGAAAATCATCAAAGTGGAGGGGGATCCGAATCATCCGGTGACCCAGGGAAGCATCTGCAACAAAGTGCGCAACATGGCCGAGCGAATCTATGATTCGAAACGGCTCACCACGCCGCTCAGGAGAACCGGTGCAAAGGGTGAAGGGAAGTTTGAGCCAATCACCTGGGAGGAAGCGATCGAGACGATCACCTCCCGATGGAAACAGCTCATTGCGGAATCCGGACCCGAGAGCATTTTGCCGTACAGCTTCTACGGAAATATGGGAAGGCTGAACGCCGAAACCATGGACATGCGATTTTTTCATCGTCTCGGGGCCAGTCGATTGGATCGGGCGATCTGCAATTCTGCCGGTGGCGTAGGCTACAATTATACGATGGGGGCCAATTACGGAACCGATCCGGAAGAAACCGTGCATACGAAGCTGTTCATCATGTGGGGAATCAATGCCGTCAGCACCAACATGCACCAGGTCATGCTGGCAGAAAAAGCGCGCAAGAACGGCGCCCAAATTGTCGTCATTGATGTTCATAAAAACCAGACGGGGCGCTGGGCAGACTGGTTTATTCCCGTATTGCCGGGGACCGATGCAGCCTTGGCACTGGGGATCATGCACATTCTTTTTGCGGAAAACATGGTAGACACGGTTTTCATGGAGAAGTACACCGTGGGTCACGAGGAATTGCGCGACCACGTGCGGCAGTACGATCCGGCTACCGTCTCCGCAATTACCGGTGTACCTGTAGACGACATATATAGGCTGGCTCGCCTGTACGGCCAGACGTCTCCGTCGCTGGTGCGGATCGGCAATGGATTGCAGCATCATGACAATGGTGGCATGTGCGTCAGGACTATCGCCTGTTTGCCAGCCTTGACCGGACAGTGGCTCGTCCAAGGGGGCGGAGCCATGAAAGGAAACAAAGGCTTTCTCGAGCACAACAAGCAGACGCTGCAGCGCCCCGATGTTTTGGTCAACAAAGAGACGCGTCGGATCAACATGAATGTCATCGGCAGCGCATTGCTAACGCTTGATCCGCCGATCCGGTCGATGTTTGTGTACGGCTGCAACCCTGCGCTTGTAGCCCCGGAAGGGAACAAAGTCAAAGAAGGGCTTGCTCGGGAGGATTTGTTTTTGGTTGTACACGATCTGTTCTTGACGGAAACGGCAGCATACGCCGATATCGTGCTTCCATCCACCTCGGCGTTTGAAAATACGGATTTCTACACCTCTTACTGGCATCATTACATGCAGCTGCAGAAGCCGGTGATCGCCCCGTACGGCGAAAGCAAGTCCAACGTGGACGTATTCCGGCTGTTAGCCAAGGGGATGGGCTATAAAGATCAGATGTTTCACGATACCGAGGAGGAGTTGATTCGCCAGGCGCTGGACTTCCCGGCCAATCCATTCCTCGGCTCCATTACGTACGAGGATCTGCTAGACAAGAATTACCGAAAAGCAGCGGTCACTCCCCGGTTCATAGAGAAGCTGCCGACACCGAGCGGTAAAATCGAGCTGTACTCGAAACAGCTGGAGGCGCAGGGCTACCCGCCCCTGCCGACCTACACGCCGCTCCCTGTCGAAAGTGAACTTCCGTATTTGTACGTACCTGGGCCGAACCACAATTTCCTCAACTCGACCTTTTCGAACAATGCCAAGCACGTGAAGCTGGAAAAGTTCCCGCGGCTGTTCATGAATACGGCTGACGCGGAGGCTTCAGGCATTGCGGAGGGGGATAAGGTGCGTGTGTGGAATGATAGAGGCGAGTGTGAGCTGATCGCATCCGTCGGCGAGACTGTGCTGGCAGGAGTCGTGGTGAGCCAGGGCCTCTGGGCGGATACACCAGGCTCCAAGCATCATGTGAATGCACTCACACCAGACCGCATTGCCGATATGGGCGGCGGTGCAACGTTTTTCTCCGGCCGTGTGAATGTGGAAAAGGTGAGATAG
- a CDS encoding AMP-binding protein has product MMRTRKVVWEPSQEQVESSNLARFMKQEQISDYDTLIKRSEEDVSWFWNAFIRFAGIEFAKPYRSVLDSSKGLPWPEWFVDGKINLVHNFLDKWAENEATAGRPALLWEGESEEERRYSFYELRQEVNRFANALGTLGVERGDRVAIYMPMIPETVIALYGIYKAGAIAVPLFSGFGPEAVAVRLRDVEAKLVVTADGFYRGGQQVLLKHVLDKALETSPTVQSVLIAERLGEKALLVPGRDWHWGELMDAASDRYATVETDAEEPCMVSYSSGTTGSPKGIVHVHGGIAVKTAEVGMFIYDTHPDDIFTMVTDFGWMMGQLPLFSAHSVAAPFLIYEGSPMHPHPGRLYQIIEKYKVTVFGAPATALRMLKTYAEPFREQADLSTLRILGHTGEPIDEETWSWYLSWTNGRAPIINGSGGTEVFAEILSSTCITPQKATCLGATPAVGAKVVDEAGNPVPAGNSGYLIFTVPQPAQTRGFWRNRQRYLDTYFPLGEHMWWQGDMVTKDEEGHWFHQGRADDVIKVSGRRTGPGELEDVVIQFPGVLEAAAIGVPHAVKGEEIVLFIVMTPGAALEANELRRHVTNTLGKPYEPAEVHIVLDLPKTRTQKIMRRLIKQRFLGEALGDTSSLMNPGALDGLPRRTAIDQ; this is encoded by the coding sequence ATGATGCGTACACGCAAAGTCGTATGGGAGCCGTCGCAGGAACAGGTCGAGTCAAGCAATCTCGCCCGTTTTATGAAGCAGGAGCAGATATCCGATTACGACACACTGATCAAAAGGTCCGAGGAAGATGTGAGCTGGTTTTGGAATGCGTTTATCCGCTTTGCTGGAATCGAGTTTGCCAAGCCGTACCGCAGCGTGTTGGACAGCTCCAAAGGCCTGCCGTGGCCAGAGTGGTTTGTGGATGGCAAAATTAATCTCGTGCATAACTTTCTGGACAAGTGGGCGGAAAACGAAGCTACTGCTGGCCGTCCTGCCTTGCTCTGGGAAGGAGAGTCGGAAGAGGAGCGAAGGTATAGCTTTTACGAGCTGCGCCAGGAGGTAAACCGGTTCGCAAACGCGCTCGGCACATTGGGTGTGGAGCGTGGAGATCGAGTCGCGATTTATATGCCCATGATACCGGAAACAGTCATCGCACTGTATGGAATCTACAAGGCGGGAGCAATCGCGGTGCCGCTCTTTTCGGGTTTCGGGCCGGAAGCCGTGGCAGTGAGGCTTCGTGATGTCGAGGCCAAGCTGGTAGTAACCGCAGACGGATTTTATCGCGGAGGCCAGCAGGTGCTGCTCAAGCATGTGCTGGACAAGGCGCTGGAGACGTCGCCGACAGTGCAGAGTGTGCTGATCGCCGAGCGTCTGGGTGAAAAGGCATTGCTGGTGCCCGGACGAGACTGGCACTGGGGCGAGCTCATGGATGCAGCATCTGACCGATACGCCACAGTGGAAACAGACGCGGAAGAACCATGCATGGTCAGCTATTCCTCGGGGACCACAGGAAGCCCCAAAGGCATCGTTCATGTCCATGGCGGAATTGCCGTGAAGACGGCAGAGGTGGGAATGTTTATCTACGACACGCATCCCGACGATATTTTTACCATGGTCACCGATTTTGGTTGGATGATGGGTCAGCTCCCCCTGTTCTCCGCGCACAGTGTCGCGGCGCCCTTTTTGATTTATGAAGGCAGTCCGATGCACCCTCATCCAGGGCGCCTGTACCAGATCATCGAGAAGTACAAAGTAACCGTATTCGGCGCTCCGGCGACGGCCTTGCGGATGCTAAAGACGTACGCAGAGCCTTTCCGTGAACAAGCAGACCTCTCCACACTGCGCATATTGGGACATACAGGAGAGCCGATAGACGAGGAAACCTGGTCGTGGTATTTGTCCTGGACCAATGGAAGGGCACCCATCATCAATGGCAGCGGCGGAACAGAGGTGTTCGCTGAGATTCTCTCCTCGACATGCATCACACCGCAAAAGGCGACATGCCTTGGAGCGACCCCAGCTGTGGGAGCGAAAGTCGTGGACGAAGCGGGCAACCCGGTACCCGCCGGGAATTCGGGCTACCTGATCTTTACCGTGCCGCAGCCCGCACAGACCCGAGGCTTTTGGCGAAATCGCCAGCGTTATCTCGACACATATTTTCCGCTTGGAGAGCATATGTGGTGGCAGGGAGATATGGTCACCAAGGACGAAGAAGGCCACTGGTTTCATCAGGGCAGGGCGGACGATGTCATCAAGGTGTCGGGTAGGAGAACGGGGCCGGGTGAGCTGGAGGATGTGGTTATCCAATTTCCGGGTGTTTTGGAGGCGGCAGCGATCGGTGTCCCCCATGCTGTCAAAGGCGAAGAAATCGTCTTGTTCATCGTGATGACGCCGGGTGCTGCGCTGGAGGCAAATGAGCTTCGGCGGCATGTGACAAACACGCTCGGCAAGCCGTACGAACCGGCGGAAGTCCATATCGTTTTGGACTTGCCGAAAACACGCACGCAAAAGATTATGCGGCGCCTGATCAAACAGCGGTTTTTAGGCGAAGCGTTGGGCGATACCTCCAGCCTGATGAATCCGGGGGCCTTGGATGGATTGCCGAGGCGCACCGCCATCGATCAATAA
- the corA gene encoding magnesium/cobalt transporter CorA — MKIRLIQNGLISEIDDVEDTVQPPVNGFYWIDASPFDLDVLQPLFGLHHLAVEDCIDEEEQRPKLQIYGDHYFLVINGIAFHNQDIFLREINVFIGSKTIITVTKQEAPEFTAMQPIIREKEVNRPDEFLYYLVDQVVDRYFDVIEKIEDLIEDLETQILMNTRKAHLDQIIGLRSEILYARKMLLPQRDLIDALHKKELPLLQPAMRKYFGDIVEDAAKVVESFETFRELIGNLREAYQSALAGRANDIMRVFTALTTIFMPLTIVTGIYGMNFDYMPELRQPYGYFVVLGVMAGIGLTMYVVFKKKEWL; from the coding sequence ATGAAAATTCGGTTGATACAAAACGGATTGATTAGCGAGATTGACGACGTGGAGGATACCGTCCAGCCGCCGGTCAACGGCTTCTACTGGATCGATGCTTCTCCATTTGATCTGGATGTTCTGCAGCCTCTCTTTGGCTTACATCATCTGGCCGTAGAGGACTGTATCGACGAGGAAGAGCAGCGGCCCAAGCTCCAGATTTACGGAGACCACTACTTTCTCGTCATCAACGGGATCGCCTTTCATAATCAAGACATCTTTTTGCGCGAGATCAATGTGTTCATCGGCAGCAAGACGATTATTACGGTCACGAAGCAGGAAGCTCCCGAATTCACGGCTATGCAGCCCATCATCCGAGAGAAAGAGGTAAATCGTCCAGATGAATTTCTCTATTATCTGGTCGATCAGGTTGTCGATCGGTATTTCGACGTGATTGAGAAAATCGAAGACTTGATTGAGGATCTGGAGACACAAATCTTGATGAATACCCGGAAAGCCCATTTGGATCAGATCATTGGGCTGCGCAGTGAAATTCTATATGCCCGCAAGATGCTATTGCCGCAGCGGGACCTGATAGACGCTCTGCATAAAAAAGAACTTCCGCTCCTTCAACCAGCCATGCGGAAGTACTTTGGGGACATTGTGGAGGATGCTGCGAAAGTCGTGGAAAGCTTCGAGACGTTCCGCGAGCTGATCGGGAACTTGCGCGAAGCCTATCAGTCCGCCCTCGCCGGACGAGCCAATGATATCATGCGCGTCTTTACCGCCTTGACGACGATATTCATGCCGCTGACCATCGTGACTGGCATTTACGGCATGAACTTTGACTACATGCCAGAGCTGAGACAGCCTTATGGCTACTTTGTCGTGCTCGGTGTCATGGCTGGAATCGGACTGACGATGTACGTCGTTTTCAAAAAGAAGGAATGGCTGTAG
- a CDS encoding HD-GYP domain-containing protein — translation MRLKSIQKCRPGDTLARSIYSENGTVLVGAGVELTQRMLDRLKGKNISSLYIQDKRTDDILVETVISDSTRRAAMSMIHETFRTVHDFPQKWQQIFADKAFGRELRLIMTAVADELNASRSAMNLLADACAFDNYIFTHSFNVALYSTALALKTECSEKEVLEISIGGMLHDIGKIHVPDEILKKPGSLTNEEFELMKKHTEFGFEMLRRQEDIPLLAAHCAFQHHERWDGSGYPRKLKKDEIHPFGRLMAVTDVFDALTSHRVYRPGMLPHEAMEILFSGSGKLFDQKYVEALRDTIALYPLGLSVKLNTGETGVIVDSNKGMPSRPIIRILLDENGQELSQPYECDLSKKLTVMIVACDELV, via the coding sequence ATGAGACTGAAATCCATTCAAAAATGCCGGCCGGGTGACACGCTGGCACGTTCCATCTATTCGGAAAATGGAACGGTTCTCGTTGGGGCAGGCGTGGAGCTTACCCAGCGAATGCTAGATCGACTCAAAGGCAAGAACATCTCAAGTCTTTACATTCAGGATAAGCGTACAGACGACATTCTGGTTGAGACCGTCATCTCGGACTCTACCCGTAGAGCTGCGATGTCAATGATTCACGAGACGTTTCGGACGGTACATGACTTTCCACAAAAATGGCAGCAGATTTTTGCAGACAAAGCTTTTGGACGCGAATTGCGCCTCATAATGACAGCTGTAGCGGATGAATTGAATGCCTCTCGTTCTGCCATGAACTTACTTGCCGATGCATGCGCTTTTGACAATTACATATTTACACACTCTTTCAACGTCGCGCTGTACAGTACGGCGTTGGCCTTGAAAACGGAGTGTTCGGAAAAAGAAGTGCTGGAAATCAGCATTGGCGGCATGCTGCATGACATAGGAAAAATACACGTTCCGGACGAAATTTTGAAAAAGCCGGGTTCTCTTACAAATGAAGAATTTGAATTGATGAAAAAGCATACAGAATTCGGATTTGAGATGCTGCGGCGCCAAGAAGACATTCCGTTGCTCGCCGCACATTGCGCATTTCAGCACCACGAGCGGTGGGACGGCTCCGGCTATCCACGCAAGCTGAAAAAAGATGAAATTCACCCGTTCGGACGGTTGATGGCGGTCACGGACGTCTTTGATGCACTCACCTCTCACCGTGTGTATCGACCGGGTATGCTCCCGCATGAAGCGATGGAAATTCTGTTTTCGGGATCCGGCAAGCTGTTTGATCAAAAGTACGTAGAAGCCCTGCGCGACACCATCGCTCTCTATCCCCTCGGACTGAGCGTCAAATTGAATACGGGAGAGACAGGAGTCATCGTGGATTCCAACAAAGGCATGCCAAGCCGACCTATCATACGGATTCTACTGGACGAAAATGGGCAGGAATTATCCCAGCCTTATGAATGCGATCTATCCAAAAAACTGACCGTCATGATTGTGGCATGTGATGAGCTTGTCTAG
- a CDS encoding YunC family protein — MVEVVPVHFPEGTAIAVTVRLPKTTLLAVTTDHGYIMCGALDVGLLNEKLASRQILAGRAVGVKTIQELLDAPLESVTTTAEEKGITAGMIGREAVIKML; from the coding sequence ATGGTCGAGGTAGTGCCTGTTCATTTTCCAGAGGGGACGGCGATCGCTGTCACTGTTCGACTGCCAAAAACAACATTGCTCGCCGTTACCACGGATCATGGATATATCATGTGCGGAGCACTGGATGTAGGGCTCTTGAACGAAAAGCTTGCCAGCCGCCAGATCCTGGCAGGGAGGGCAGTGGGGGTCAAGACCATCCAGGAGCTGCTTGATGCACCTCTCGAATCTGTAACGACGACTGCAGAAGAAAAGGGAATTACAGCTGGCATGATCGGACGGGAAGCCGTCATCAAGATGCTGTAG
- a CDS encoding DUF6154 family protein translates to MRFIDEVYEMYKGHFNGAEEDITAVVVGILDEQSREDLLDLIDEMDEEELFHMLATYMIEVMKRKVAMEDESAPSLSPSTLTH, encoded by the coding sequence ATGCGGTTTATCGACGAAGTGTATGAGATGTACAAAGGGCATTTCAACGGTGCCGAAGAGGACATCACGGCTGTTGTAGTGGGCATTTTGGATGAACAGTCCCGGGAAGACTTGCTCGATCTGATAGACGAGATGGACGAAGAAGAGCTATTTCATATGCTGGCGACGTACATGATCGAGGTCATGAAGCGCAAAGTGGCCATGGAGGATGAAAGCGCGCCTTCTCTTTCGCCTTCGACTTTGACGCACTGA
- a CDS encoding bifunctional metallophosphatase/5'-nucleotidase, which translates to MADTCTLHLLHTNDLHSHFATMPRIATCFRTRRDQWQKQGEHVLTVDIGDHMDRMDTKSEASLGKVNVGVMNRSGYDYATIGNNEGITLPKEKLSAMYENADFTVILGNLLDPQRNATPEWAVPYAIHQWPDLRVALLGVTIPFTPSYSSMGWDIRDPIPILREQLAALRDQADVFVLLSHLGYQADRRLAAEVEGLDVILGAHTHHTLMQGERVGNTLIAQTGKFGQHVGHVRLVWDRTVKQVTEASAELYPSADFMPDEELAAFLLQQEEEAEQILKRPVAMLEHDLQASWMEETPFGSFLAASIRTWTGAEIGLANGGLLLSDLLQGSVSFSDLLQSLPHPINACAVTLTGSQLTRVLEQAIQPETIHRELRGCGFRGKVEGWMGVDGLHIRYVGGEHPRIVQIEVNDQPLILEQEYRVGTVDMFMYNRLFPDLLQGTQIEFFLPQMLREVVAKTVMNQTFVQQSFLPRWERVILP; encoded by the coding sequence TTGGCAGACACCTGTACCTTGCACTTGCTGCACACCAATGATTTGCACAGCCACTTTGCTACCATGCCGCGGATCGCGACCTGTTTTCGCACGCGAAGGGACCAATGGCAGAAGCAGGGGGAGCATGTGCTCACGGTAGATATCGGAGACCATATGGACCGAATGGACACCAAATCCGAAGCGAGCCTGGGAAAAGTGAATGTAGGTGTCATGAACCGCTCCGGCTACGACTACGCGACGATAGGAAATAACGAAGGCATCACGCTTCCAAAAGAAAAGCTCTCTGCCATGTACGAGAATGCTGATTTTACTGTGATCCTGGGGAATCTTCTCGACCCGCAGCGAAACGCGACACCAGAGTGGGCGGTGCCGTATGCCATCCATCAATGGCCTGATTTGCGGGTAGCGCTCTTGGGCGTGACGATTCCTTTCACTCCCTCTTACAGCAGCATGGGCTGGGACATCCGGGATCCGATTCCGATTCTTCGGGAGCAGCTCGCCGCATTGAGAGATCAGGCAGATGTTTTTGTTCTCCTGTCACACCTGGGCTATCAGGCAGACCGTCGCCTGGCAGCGGAGGTTGAGGGATTGGATGTCATCCTGGGCGCTCACACGCACCACACGTTGATGCAAGGCGAGAGAGTCGGCAACACGCTGATTGCCCAGACTGGGAAATTCGGACAGCATGTCGGCCATGTTCGACTGGTGTGGGACCGTACCGTCAAGCAGGTGACAGAGGCGAGTGCGGAGCTCTATCCCAGTGCTGATTTTATGCCCGACGAGGAGTTGGCGGCATTTTTGCTGCAGCAGGAGGAGGAGGCGGAGCAAATCCTGAAGCGCCCAGTGGCCATGCTGGAGCACGACCTGCAGGCTTCGTGGATGGAGGAGACACCGTTTGGCTCCTTTCTGGCTGCCAGCATTCGTACGTGGACCGGTGCAGAGATCGGATTGGCAAACGGCGGGCTGCTTCTGTCTGACTTGCTTCAGGGAAGTGTGTCTTTTTCTGACCTGCTCCAAAGTCTGCCGCACCCGATCAATGCCTGTGCCGTAACGTTGACAGGCTCACAGCTGACACGCGTCCTCGAACAGGCGATCCAGCCCGAGACGATTCATCGCGAGCTGCGCGGCTGCGGCTTTCGCGGGAAAGTGGAGGGGTGGATGGGCGTAGATGGGCTGCATATCCGCTACGTCGGAGGGGAGCATCCTCGCATTGTGCAGATCGAGGTCAATGACCAGCCCTTGATCCTGGAACAGGAGTACCGTGTGGGGACAGTCGATATGTTCATGTACAATCGGCTATTTCCCGACCTGCTGCAAGGAACCCAAATCGAGTTTTTTCTCCCTCAAATGCTTCGGGAGGTCGTAGCCAAGACGGTGATGAATCAAACCTTTGTTCAGCAGTCCTTTCTCCCGAGGTGGGAGCGGGTGATTCTCCCCTGA
- a CDS encoding sulfite exporter TauE/SafE family protein, translated as MLAAMAVLFVCIGVAAGVVGSIAGLGGGIFFVPALLFFANAYLPGSMTPQVAAATSLLVIAVTALSSSISYLKQKKVDVQSAMLFFVGSAPGAIVGVYLNKLLPLGGFTLLFGLFQLLMFVLMMVKDKLKPRNIEWQVKRRFVDHEGNEYEYGFSRWSAILIAFFVGITSSLFGVGGGVLMVPAMMILFRFPPHIATATSMLVIFFSAVIGSVTNVLHGNIDWLYAAMLAPGAWAGGKLGAIAASKMKGRTIVLILRLLILGIAVQMIGESILG; from the coding sequence ATGCTTGCAGCAATGGCAGTCTTGTTCGTATGCATTGGAGTGGCGGCTGGCGTCGTCGGAAGTATTGCGGGTCTGGGTGGAGGAATCTTTTTTGTTCCTGCGCTCTTGTTTTTTGCAAATGCCTATTTGCCTGGCTCGATGACTCCCCAGGTGGCTGCGGCGACATCGCTGCTCGTCATCGCCGTGACGGCATTGTCCTCTTCCATTTCCTACTTGAAGCAAAAAAAGGTGGACGTGCAGAGCGCCATGCTCTTTTTTGTCGGCAGCGCACCAGGTGCTATTGTGGGCGTCTACCTAAATAAATTACTACCATTAGGCGGATTTACGCTGTTGTTTGGCTTGTTTCAGCTGCTCATGTTCGTACTGATGATGGTCAAAGACAAACTCAAGCCGCGCAATATCGAATGGCAGGTCAAACGGCGCTTCGTCGACCATGAAGGCAATGAGTACGAGTATGGCTTCAGCAGATGGAGCGCCATTCTGATCGCTTTTTTCGTAGGGATTACCTCATCCCTGTTCGGCGTAGGCGGCGGGGTGCTGATGGTGCCCGCGATGATGATTCTGTTTCGCTTTCCTCCTCACATCGCGACAGCGACTTCGATGCTCGTCATCTTCTTCTCTGCCGTGATTGGCTCGGTTACGAATGTGCTGCATGGCAATATCGACTGGCTGTATGCTGCCATGCTTGCGCCGGGAGCGTGGGCGGGAGGAAAGCTGGGGGCGATTGCAGCCAGCAAAATGAAGGGGCGCACGATCGTGCTCATCCTGCGCCTCTTGATCTTGGGCATTGCCGTACAAATGATAGGGGAATCGATCCTCGGATAA
- a CDS encoding DUF72 domain-containing protein: MSTIQIGVCGWGDHHDLYLQGVKNRDKLSVYASHFPIVEVDSSFYAILPQRNYETWVRETPDRFGFIVKPFQAMTGHQRGAAPVDRRELFRQFEESIEPLVAAGKLKALLFQFPPWFDCTRENVQYVKACRQALAAYPFAVEFRQRSWFSAQFRDRTLDFLRSIEATHVLCDEPQVGNGSVPIVVDVTHPALALVRFHGRNHAGWRDPGEGQNWRDVRYLYRYSEEELAQWVPRIQQIADDADEVCILFNNNSGGDAAHNAKQFADMLGVRPSGLNPRQMELF; the protein is encoded by the coding sequence ATGAGTACCATACAAATTGGAGTCTGCGGCTGGGGCGATCATCATGATCTGTACCTGCAAGGGGTAAAGAACCGCGACAAGCTCTCGGTCTACGCAAGCCATTTTCCCATCGTCGAAGTGGACAGCTCCTTCTATGCCATTTTACCACAACGAAATTATGAGACTTGGGTCCGGGAAACGCCGGATCGTTTTGGTTTTATCGTCAAACCGTTTCAGGCCATGACCGGACATCAACGAGGGGCAGCACCTGTCGACAGGCGGGAGCTGTTTCGTCAGTTTGAGGAAAGCATCGAGCCGCTCGTTGCGGCAGGCAAGCTCAAGGCACTGCTGTTTCAATTCCCGCCCTGGTTTGATTGCACCAGGGAGAATGTCCAGTATGTGAAGGCGTGCCGCCAAGCTCTCGCTGCTTACCCATTCGCGGTAGAGTTCCGGCAACGAAGCTGGTTCAGTGCACAGTTTCGGGATCGGACACTGGACTTTTTGCGTTCGATCGAAGCGACGCATGTCCTATGCGATGAGCCGCAGGTGGGGAACGGCTCGGTACCGATCGTGGTCGACGTCACTCATCCTGCTCTGGCATTGGTCCGCTTTCATGGACGGAATCATGCCGGCTGGAGAGATCCGGGGGAAGGTCAGAACTGGCGGGATGTGCGCTATTTGTACCGCTATTCCGAGGAAGAGCTGGCACAGTGGGTTCCGCGCATCCAGCAGATCGCAGATGATGCGGATGAAGTGTGCATTTTGTTCAACAATAACTCTGGGGGCGACGCAGCTCACAACGCGAAGCAATTTGCGGACATGCTGGGTGTGCGTCCCAGCGGGCTGAATCCCCGCCAGATGGAGCTGTTTTAA
- a CDS encoding Mov34/MPN/PAD-1 family protein: MTPNWLGEPFAFKDNKLSLTRKVHKRLLAEAQEAFPYEYSALLIGQKAAITDHIPMTGSTLDKHAFSFDGPGFLRAIALIRESNMQWLGVLHTHPHTLPVPSQRDRDGWHYHSLSYWIVSLCGSEPLWRMYQWQDGDFQQRSYTITEEE; the protein is encoded by the coding sequence ATGACACCCAATTGGTTAGGCGAACCCTTTGCGTTTAAGGATAACAAATTATCCCTGACCCGAAAAGTACACAAACGCCTCTTGGCTGAAGCGCAAGAGGCGTTCCCGTATGAGTATTCCGCTTTGTTGATCGGGCAAAAAGCTGCCATCACCGATCATATCCCCATGACGGGGAGCACCTTGGACAAGCATGCGTTCTCCTTTGATGGCCCTGGTTTTTTACGGGCAATTGCCTTGATCCGGGAGTCTAACATGCAATGGCTGGGTGTCCTTCACACCCACCCGCATACGCTGCCTGTTCCTTCCCAAAGGGATCGCGACGGCTGGCACTATCACTCGCTCAGTTATTGGATCGTGAGCCTTTGTGGATCGGAACCTTTGTGGCGCATGTACCAATGGCAGGATGGCGATTTTCAGCAGCGCTCTTACACCATCACTGAGGAAGAGTGA